The following are encoded in a window of Natranaeroarchaeum aerophilus genomic DNA:
- a CDS encoding ABC transporter permease encodes MSSKTAGIGDRFRDLTPSRVKDNLGYVLVGIPVALLVIFFLVPTLYLFATTFFPREVSGYYSFGFTLEHYARLFDSPIYRQYLMTTLELAAVTTVISVVLGYPIAYWIARVDSPAMKRGLLLMIVATMWITVIIRAYAVQVVLAGNGVLNNLLIDLRLISEPLTSSTGYLSTIVGMVYGFLPFAVLTIYTSIANINPKLEEASRNLGASKLQTIRYVVLPLSKNGVAGATALVFILAIGSYVVPMLLGNPSEWTLPVIITEQVNEQMNVPFGAVLSVVLTALTVFFFVLAVKVFGLGSDELVGDTPEGETDG; translated from the coding sequence GTGAGTAGTAAAACGGCCGGGATCGGCGATCGGTTCCGCGATCTGACGCCCAGCCGGGTCAAAGACAACCTCGGCTACGTGCTGGTCGGGATCCCAGTGGCACTACTCGTGATCTTCTTCCTCGTCCCGACATTGTACCTGTTCGCGACGACGTTTTTCCCACGAGAAGTGTCGGGATACTACAGTTTCGGGTTCACCCTCGAACACTACGCCCGCCTGTTCGACTCGCCGATCTATCGGCAGTACCTGATGACGACGCTCGAACTTGCAGCCGTAACGACCGTCATCAGCGTGGTTCTCGGCTACCCGATCGCGTACTGGATCGCCCGTGTCGACTCACCAGCGATGAAGCGGGGGCTTCTCCTGATGATCGTGGCTACGATGTGGATCACGGTTATCATCCGTGCGTACGCAGTACAGGTCGTTCTGGCTGGCAACGGCGTGTTGAACAACCTGCTGATCGATCTTCGGTTGATTAGCGAACCGCTGACCAGCAGCACCGGCTACCTGTCCACGATTGTCGGGATGGTGTACGGATTCCTCCCGTTCGCAGTGCTGACGATCTACACCAGTATTGCGAATATCAATCCGAAACTGGAAGAGGCATCACGAAACCTCGGCGCATCCAAACTCCAGACCATCCGGTACGTCGTCTTGCCGCTCTCTAAAAACGGTGTTGCGGGGGCAACGGCGCTCGTGTTCATCCTCGCGATCGGATCCTACGTCGTTCCGATGCTCCTCGGTAACCCGTCCGAGTGGACCCTCCCGGTGATCATCACCGAACAGGTAAACGAACAGATGAACGTTCCGTTCGGCGCTGTGCTCTCGGTCGTACTGACGGCGCTCACGGTGTTTTTCTTCGTGCTCGCCGTGAAAGTGTTCGGTCTCGGCTCGGACGAACTGGTTGGCGATACTCCAGAAGGTGAGACCGATGGCTAG
- a CDS encoding ABC transporter permease, with protein MASSHSPESNTGAGLSIPWGSIGALLANLYITIMILALAIPLVIIVAVSVTAGDFLEFPPQGFSLQYYSEILQSANWLSAIQLSVTVAIGSSILATTLGGALAFGLNRYEIRYSKSIWGLAVLPILVPPVIIAVGLMSFFLVIGIWGSPLAIILAHGIVFAPFPFIMISSGLDEIDSSVEEAARILGASRSQTIRTITVPLIASNVVIGLLFVFIISLNEYLIALFVSGPGTETVPILIFSMLRYGYDPTIAAISVIYMVVTIGVILIIDFKLDGQLW; from the coding sequence ATGGCTAGCAGTCACTCCCCGGAATCGAACACCGGTGCCGGGCTGTCAATCCCGTGGGGCTCGATCGGGGCACTGCTGGCGAACCTGTACATCACGATCATGATCCTGGCACTTGCCATACCGCTGGTGATCATCGTGGCAGTCTCAGTCACTGCCGGTGATTTTCTGGAGTTCCCGCCACAGGGGTTCTCGTTGCAGTACTACAGCGAGATCCTGCAAAGTGCGAACTGGCTGAGTGCGATCCAACTATCGGTAACTGTTGCGATCGGGTCGTCGATTCTGGCGACGACACTCGGCGGTGCGCTCGCGTTCGGACTCAACCGGTACGAGATTCGCTACTCGAAATCAATCTGGGGGCTGGCTGTGCTCCCGATCCTGGTGCCACCGGTCATCATCGCCGTCGGACTCATGTCGTTTTTCCTCGTCATCGGTATCTGGGGAAGTCCGCTGGCGATCATTCTTGCACACGGGATCGTCTTTGCGCCGTTTCCGTTTATTATGATCAGCTCCGGGCTCGACGAGATCGACAGTTCGGTCGAGGAAGCAGCGAGAATTCTCGGCGCGAGTCGTTCACAGACGATTCGGACGATTACGGTGCCGCTAATCGCATCGAACGTCGTCATCGGACTGTTGTTCGTCTTCATCATCTCGCTCAACGAATACCTGATTGCGCTGTTTGTGAGTGGGCCGGGGACGGAAACGGTGCCAATCCTGATTTTCTCGATGCTTCGGTACGGCTACGATCCGACGATCGCGGCGATCAGCGTGATCTACATGGTGGTAACGATCGGTGTGATTCTGATTATCGACTTCAAGCTTGATGGGCAACTCTGGTAA
- a CDS encoding GNAT family N-acetyltransferase, with amino-acid sequence MGNSGKMGQYKQIDDDGAETIYEYMQYGFRPENGPVEFDPDDIRKPIGDRRGLYVDGEEEPVAICRHYWFDVSVRGQTHPGAGLTSVITPPEHRRNGYVSDILAATLTEYEERDRHFSILRPFDYGFYRSFGWDTANEVRNYACPVETLAFAAETLGAAGEYRQLALDSFDTVAPVYESFSDNYSLTIERDAEWWRHRVCYSRENDPYVYAWFKDGEPRAYLVFRFTGDYHSRTMKVREFAYTDQEALNAVLAFCYNHDSQGDTVEFHAADDSVFRDLLTSPDDVECTLSTGPMVRVVDVESTLSALSYPAVEDEIVLSVSDDVADWNDGRFRLSVSDATGRCEPTVADPTARLDIAALSQLAVGHRSATALARAGRLDATGNAIETLDRLFPATPVYIRDRF; translated from the coding sequence ATGGGCAACTCTGGTAAGATGGGGCAATACAAACAAATCGACGACGACGGCGCGGAAACGATCTATGAGTACATGCAGTACGGGTTCAGGCCAGAGAACGGCCCCGTGGAGTTTGATCCGGACGATATCCGGAAACCGATCGGGGACCGTCGTGGTCTGTACGTCGACGGTGAGGAAGAGCCGGTTGCAATCTGCCGACACTACTGGTTCGATGTCTCTGTCCGCGGGCAGACTCATCCCGGAGCGGGGCTGACCTCGGTCATCACACCGCCTGAACACCGCAGAAACGGCTACGTCTCCGACATTCTCGCGGCGACACTCACTGAGTACGAGGAACGAGACCGTCACTTCTCGATCCTCCGTCCCTTCGATTACGGCTTCTATCGGTCGTTCGGCTGGGATACGGCAAACGAGGTCCGGAACTACGCGTGTCCGGTCGAGACGCTCGCGTTTGCCGCCGAGACCCTGGGGGCTGCTGGTGAGTATCGACAACTCGCGCTCGATTCGTTCGACACCGTTGCTCCGGTGTACGAGTCGTTCTCGGACAACTACTCGCTGACTATCGAACGGGATGCCGAGTGGTGGCGTCATCGTGTCTGCTACAGTCGAGAGAACGACCCGTACGTCTATGCGTGGTTCAAGGACGGCGAACCGCGCGCGTATCTCGTGTTTCGCTTCACCGGTGACTACCACAGTCGCACGATGAAAGTCAGGGAGTTCGCCTACACTGACCAGGAGGCGCTGAACGCCGTGCTTGCCTTCTGTTACAACCACGATTCGCAGGGCGACACGGTCGAGTTCCACGCGGCGGACGATTCCGTGTTTCGGGATCTCCTCACGTCCCCCGACGACGTCGAGTGTACGCTCAGTACGGGGCCGATGGTTCGGGTCGTCGATGTCGAATCGACGTTGTCGGCACTCTCGTATCCCGCGGTTGAGGACGAGATCGTCCTGTCAGTCAGCGACGATGTCGCCGACTGGAACGATGGGAGATTTCGCCTGTCAGTGAGCGACGCTACTGGCCGTTGTGAGCCGACCGTCGCGGACCCGACTGCACGGCTCGATATCGCCGCGCTCTCCCAGCTCGCCGTGGGACATCGCTCGGCGACCGCCCTCGCCCGGGCCGGGCGGCTGGATGCCACTGGAAACGCCATCGAAACGCTCGATCGGCTGTTCCCCGCTACACCGGTGTACATTCGTGATCGGTTCTGA
- a CDS encoding MFS transporter — protein sequence MSENDEGAVTERSSWFIIFSLLVSTFFSGFGGGVVFPIFPALGTILGISPFLVGVILSANRFSRLICSAPAGAIVDRFGARTPYVLGLGIQAIATFGYIVALYVPLPEAWFLGSRIVLGAASALTFATSYTIAANVSVGDSRGMKMGLIRGGSILGFPTGLLVGGVVSDLIGMSAAFFVAAVFAVIATGLAYWTIPETHVEDGTSRSVKPWDIDTSIPTLTLGLVNFGIWFAYMGVLFASLVLFLEATGIGALGFDAQGSSGIFMALTVLSAAVSMLIGGKTSDTWDSRVPVMLVFLSLLTVGFVLLPWAESARQLAPVCVVIGTGMGGTLGPYMALLADLTPEERMGRASGTTNVFSDIGGGLGPIIALPLIDSIGFVPVYTVSAGFPLFAGVALVVGLYVSTGKLFPKTGGTDSTAEVAD from the coding sequence ATGAGCGAGAACGACGAGGGAGCAGTGACAGAGCGATCCTCGTGGTTCATCATTTTTTCGCTGCTCGTTTCGACGTTCTTCTCGGGCTTTGGCGGCGGCGTCGTGTTCCCCATCTTTCCGGCACTCGGAACGATCCTCGGGATCTCGCCGTTTCTGGTCGGGGTCATACTGAGTGCAAACCGCTTTTCACGCCTCATCTGTAGTGCACCGGCGGGAGCCATCGTCGATCGGTTCGGGGCGCGCACCCCGTACGTCCTCGGTCTGGGAATCCAGGCCATCGCGACGTTTGGATACATCGTCGCACTGTACGTGCCGCTCCCGGAGGCGTGGTTCCTCGGCTCGCGGATCGTCCTCGGGGCCGCCAGTGCACTCACGTTCGCGACCTCCTACACGATCGCAGCAAACGTCAGCGTCGGGGACTCCCGGGGGATGAAAATGGGGCTCATTCGCGGCGGCAGTATCCTCGGCTTCCCGACCGGACTGCTGGTCGGCGGCGTCGTCAGTGATCTCATCGGCATGTCGGCGGCGTTTTTCGTGGCGGCTGTCTTTGCCGTCATCGCCACCGGCCTTGCGTACTGGACGATTCCCGAAACGCACGTCGAGGACGGGACGAGCCGATCGGTCAAGCCGTGGGACATCGACACGAGCATCCCGACGCTGACGCTTGGCCTGGTGAACTTCGGCATCTGGTTTGCGTATATGGGTGTCCTGTTCGCGTCGCTCGTGCTCTTCCTCGAGGCGACCGGTATCGGAGCGCTCGGGTTCGACGCGCAGGGCTCGTCGGGGATCTTCATGGCCCTGACCGTGTTGTCGGCTGCCGTGTCGATGTTGATCGGTGGGAAAACGAGCGATACGTGGGACTCGCGGGTACCCGTCATGCTCGTGTTTCTGAGTCTCCTGACGGTCGGATTCGTGCTGTTACCGTGGGCGGAGTCGGCACGTCAGCTCGCTCCGGTGTGTGTAGTTATCGGCACAGGCATGGGTGGGACACTCGGCCCCTACATGGCGTTGCTTGCGGATCTCACCCCGGAAGAACGGATGGGACGAGCGAGTGGGACGACCAACGTGTTTAGCGATATCGGAGGTGGGCTCGGCCCGATCATTGCGTTACCGTTGATCGATAGTATTGGATTCGTGCCGGTATACACCGTTTCTGCAGGGTTCCCGCTGTTTGCTGGCGTCGCACTGGTCGTGGGGCTCTACGTCTCGACAGGCAAACTGTTCCCGAAAACCGGCGGCACTGACAGCACGGCAGAGGTTGCGGACTAA
- a CDS encoding agmatinase family protein — MEPEELDGTVDVAAYGVPYDGAVTNKPGTRYGPEAVRTATNRYSRVFDSDKKRYSIATDRTASYDGVTVRDCGDAPVTPNSTEETYESVVEYAETIAAEAMPVMIGGDHYLTYPAFVGYANAVEDDIGIIHLDAHEDIGSSDLYGEHYHGSPMSRIADTEYGGLENHAMVGIRGHSRMEVLDAIEEEGLHIEYAKDVHEKGIEACIENAIEHATDGVDHVYLTMDIDVVDPSYAPGTGTPAPGGITSNDLLRAADRLGECDAIGAVDLVEVLPTEDPAGTTSLVGANALSRFFESYFYEE; from the coding sequence GTGGAGCCGGAGGAGCTAGACGGGACTGTCGATGTCGCGGCGTACGGCGTTCCCTACGATGGTGCCGTAACGAACAAACCGGGCACACGGTACGGACCCGAGGCCGTGCGAACGGCGACGAACCGCTATTCGCGCGTCTTCGACTCCGATAAGAAGCGATACAGTATCGCAACCGATCGAACAGCCTCCTACGATGGGGTGACGGTCAGGGACTGTGGGGACGCGCCTGTTACGCCAAACAGTACCGAGGAGACGTACGAATCGGTCGTCGAGTATGCCGAGACGATCGCGGCAGAGGCGATGCCCGTGATGATCGGTGGGGATCACTATCTCACGTATCCTGCCTTCGTCGGGTACGCTAACGCGGTCGAGGACGATATCGGCATCATCCATCTGGATGCCCACGAAGATATCGGATCGAGCGACCTCTACGGAGAGCACTATCATGGCTCGCCGATGAGTCGTATCGCAGACACGGAATACGGTGGTCTCGAGAACCACGCGATGGTCGGGATCCGGGGACACAGTCGGATGGAAGTTCTCGATGCCATCGAGGAAGAGGGCCTCCACATCGAATACGCCAAAGACGTCCACGAGAAGGGAATCGAAGCCTGCATCGAGAATGCTATCGAACACGCGACGGACGGTGTCGATCACGTCTACCTGACGATGGATATCGACGTCGTCGATCCGTCGTACGCACCGGGAACCGGGACGCCAGCTCCCGGCGGGATCACCAGTAACGACCTCCTCCGCGCGGCCGACCGACTCGGTGAGTGCGACGCGATCGGTGCCGTCGATCTCGTGGAGGTGCTTCCGACCGAGGACCCGGCTGGAACGACCTCGCTGGTCGGAGCGAACGCGCTATCACGGTTCTTCGAGTCGTACTTCTACGAGGAGTGA